GAAAAttaaccatatttaacaagttataaagtaaaatatcttgcttccgccagaccaccttccatattcaaacTACGAAGATAGTGtaatgcctctcgcagttcaaaatgcttacgctatgtcctacgccttccgtatttctgagtaaatcttgggtgaattttcattttaaagtgaactaatccgttaagatatttttgatgaaatctgtgatttttttttttttttggcctccAATAGACTGCAattttcaaggcccagaaaatTATCTAATTTAAACCAAAAACAACTGTTCATGTTACAATTTGcatagcatctttgtttggatcgTGATTAAAATGCAGCGATTGCCTCTCATTTCATATGGCTTTTTTAAGGCCAGTATTGCCTGTAATAGAGCAAattaacaacaaataaatttgctcaaagaagaaaaaaaaaactgtatcgGAATCAGccatgaaaaatcatgatcgatcGTGTATCCCTAATTTATGTTGTTACTATGTGGCTGTTATGGTGTTTTGATTAGATTAATTCATTAGTATGCCATTTAAGTATGACATTTAAGGTGTTTTGAGTGGATAAAGTTGTTACTATGTGGTCGCTAAGGTGTTTTGAGAGATTTAGGTTGTTTGTATGGCATTTCTTAGGTGTTTTGAGTGGATTAGGTTGTTGCTATGCCATTGCTAATGTGTTTTAGATGTTCACtcctatgtggttgctaaggtttaTCCTTTGCACATCGCTTATGTTTACAGAGGTATTGTGGGAGTTGCTTACCAGTCCAAGTTTCTCTGCAAACATCAGTGTTTTTTGGTGTGTGGCATGGACAAAAACAGTAGCTACCAGCAATCTGTTCAAGACATTTTCCAGATTAAATTTTTGTCTGAATGCTTTTACTGTGTGATTGGGCCATTAAACTCTCTCAGCAGTTTCACAGATGAACCTTTCCATTCTGTCTGCCTGTCCGTGTTGGTCCGTGCTAGTCTCAACAACACACGCTGCTAGTGTTCCCTCTGGAACGGTAGAGATCTCTCTACCCTTCATCATCGACATGAACAAACACTGTGATGCTACTTTCAGCCGCTCAAGTCTCTGAAAAACCTCATGGTTTATATCTTTGCTTTTAAAATAAGGAACATGTTATAAATGCCCAGTCGATATTGCTATAGATTCCTGATGCTTTTCTGTCACATTTGTCTCATTTGGAAAAGCTTCTCCCACGCTAAATGCCTTAGAGAAAAAATTTCACAAGTCCTGATTTTTGGGGAGATTACAACAAATTAATGTATGCCATTGCCTACACATCCCACACTTTTACACtgaatgatgaaaattcagTAATGGAGCCATTTAGTgcaaaaaaatagttttgtatGTTTTGTCGCATAACACTTTGAGTAaacagtcaacatgaaatgaaaatgacccTCTTGATACATGTTCTTGGTCTTATTGTGTATGATTTATCAGTGCATGATTTAACCTGTTCCACCTCTGAAACCACTATTCTTTTTAGATTGCTTATTAATGTAGTCATTGTTGTTTCTAAAATGTTACCAGGAGTTAACACCATCATTAGGGGCTTTTGCACAAAAgggaaccttttcatagttcctgtAAGTAATGGCGGAAGTACCCGCTTTTTGGTGTGTTCCCACCGCAGGAACTGGAATGATTTTTGTTCTAGGAATGgctttttgggggaactaaattagctcctactttaAAGTAGGGTCTAACCCAGCACAGTAGGAACTACCAGTGACATAAATGTACATCGATTGGCTGAACACATGGGAAACACTGGCATccgtcatttttaaaaagctgtgtaaacACACCCAGgccttgacattaacttttttgctcaccaaaaCCTGTGGCAAGTGGTTTTTCCAGAGTTACTAGCCACAATTTTGCTGtagggaaattacattttatatgattaaagttgactttggcatgctaaaattacttgattttgagtcattttacttgattagctagatttaaaaccctttcaaactttcaaatgcacactgaccacccaaatcaagactagGCCTATATCAGCTGGTACGTACAGGTGGGCAAGGGGTGGGTAATATGACCATAATATGGtacattttttaagttatttttgttaggctatataaaaagaacaaagaagcaaattagcaaattataaatacaatagtaaattaaatagcctaaatacagtaggtttatttaacatgtatttatttaacatcttttgttgtttaatgACAGTCAggtatttaattgggctgctgaatgcatggatgtaatatactgacacatatccagtttttacccacctgtttatgtccacttaagccataaccggcCGTATTCACACAAGATACTCCAcatgatggacattttgacatctgtgtgtgtgtgtgaatttgactattcaggcgcaaggagatctgagagagagagagagagagagtgcgcttctgttgtgtgtcattcagcgcgattCCGCCTATCCTGCCTTCACTAATTGCAAGTTAATCAATAACGAATTGCgattggattgtaattttgtgctactATGAGCTTGGCTACCTTTGATTAGGCTGTaggctgaaattatattcaacccaccaaagtggctagtgggagtggctgtcttacccgccacagctgaaatctacctgcatttggcgggttggcgggtgttaacgTCAAGCCCTGAACACATCgtttatagcctatatatttacttagagttgtcaaaagtaccgacttcggtaccaggttagtactgaaatttaaaaaatgtgacgctttgagtgctgttgagcggattcataaacacctctgattggatgtctgtgattggcttcaatgatcaactcttcaaaaacattgtaaatagtcatcaatgacgctcttcaccgagcgcttacacagatacacagacTTATCTGATGAGCGCGTGAacacaacggccaatcagaggtgtatACCAATCCGCTCAATAGCGCTCAATGCATCATTTTTGAAACTTTCAGTACAGAAGTTAGTACTTTTAACAACACTGACTCCATTCTAATATGGAAAGCCTTGGTGGATCCTGTCAATTTCCAATGAATAAAATTCAGACCTGTCCTACTACTTTTTCTCCTTGAATATTCTGTTTTAATGAagattacagaaataaaatgggTTGTGAATGCAGTGTCTTTTAACGGTCTTTCTTGAATTCATGTctttctgttctttcttttaggcATCGATTTTAAGATCAAAACAGTTGAATTGCAAGGAAAGAAGATAAAGCTACAGATATGGTAAGTAATTAGTGTGTGTTTAGTGTGGTTACTTTATATGCCGGACACAAAATGAACACCTTATTCATGCTAGCATGCAATTCAGAAACTGATCTACTGGAAAAAATGTTGTTCTTcatagatttgtttttttcatgGTGGCTTGCGGTCTGGAATGTGTTACCATTCTGCTATGAcgacagtaaaagaaaaaaaaaggctcTAAAAGTAACAGGTAGAACAGCAATGTAGGTGTCACAGTGACATGATCGTTTTAAAGACCGTTTACTGTAGATATAAAAGGTAAAAGCACCTAAATAATTCCATTGTCATTGGGGCAAAAATGTGACGTTTGGctcccttttctttttttaaaatctgaatGCATCCAAGTGAATGACGTTTTACAAGTTTGGTGAATTTTCATTGAATTATGATTCAAATTTCTGTCTGTTTCTTATGCTTATTGTCCAAGCACTGTGTTTTccattttgaataaattctgtGAAACTGCCTTGTAGCATATTGACTCACAAGGACATTAGACAATCGTTTGACAAACAGTATAGCGGACGGCAACAGTTGCCGAGGTAGAATTGGTTGGTAACAATTGGTTCTGCTTAACAACTGGTCAGCTATGGTCACCAGATATTGCCAACCAAAGTTAAATTTggatcctgtgtgtgtgttctatGATCCGTTCGGTGACGGCTGGACTGAAGTGTTTGATTGTGTTTGTGCAGGGATACAGCGGGGCAGGAACGGTTTCACACCATCACTACCTCTTACTACAGAGGAGCCATGGGAATCATGCTCGTATATGACATCACCAACGCCAAGAGCTTCGAAAACATCAGCAAATGGCTCAGAAACATCGACGAGGTCAGTCTCCACACAATCTTACTGACAACATATTAGACACAGTCATCCAGGAAGTGTGGTTTTATAGGATTGCGTGTGTTTTGAATGGAAAATGTTGCAATGTAGTGTTGAAGTTTTGCCTTGAGACCCAGATTTTACATTTGACACAACAGTCAACTTAATAAGTGTGCTTATTAGAAAAATAAGAAATGCAAAGGCTcaatgctgttattttagtatcattgagatatatatatatatatatatatatatatatatatatatgttttgttaatattttgagatttgagtttattttaattttagttaaagtttcagtcattttgtttacttaaaacaatttaaactaaatgaaaacgAGAAATGTTCCcttgagatatatatattagttgcATATCATTGTGCCAGGTTTAGTTTTGTTAAGTTATTAACATGACATGGGCTGAATAGGAAAGTTTTGGCCAATAATTGACTGCTCAAAACACATTCTGGTCAAGTGAAATCATACTGAATGCAGTTTTCTTTTACCTtgcataattttgtttttgttttttgagacATGAATTTGTGCCCAAATTTGTTGGAAGCACATCTTTTGACTTCAAGTGCATTCTCTTTGcttttaaaagttaatttgcCTATTTATTTTGCTAGTCTATGCATAATCATATGGTCATTTGctctttattattttatttttataaatagaaCAGACCTGCGACCCAGTTTTGAGTTGAGAACAGCTGGTGTAGGACTTTTGAAGTtccagttttataaaaaaaaaaaaaaaacataaagatGTGTAGCTGTGTGGAACTGCTGACTGTTTGAATTTCAGTGTGATGATTCATGCAGAATTTCCCAATAATCAGCAATTTCAAGAGAATTCATATAACGAGACTCCATGAGGGATGTGGTTGTGTGTTTGGTCGCGTGTTGTTCATACCGACAAGTCACTCGCACCACTGATCCAAACTAAGTACTTCAGTACTGTTTCTTCAAAGACTTCTGAAGTCACTTTAATTTGGACTGTGAGTCTGAACGGTACTATTTGTAAGGATAGTATAAGAATGCATAATCtcatatgtgtgtttgttgcaGCATGCTAATGAGGATGTGGAGAGGATGCTGCTAGGCAACAAGTGTGACATGGAGGACAAACGTATCGTACCAAAAGCCAAGGGGGAACAGGTGAGAGGCTATGGATTGGTCAGGATGGTCAATTTGTCCACTAGTTTTTGATGGACAGGGTTAAAGATAGTAAAAACACATGCATAAAAATTGctgaaattaaatttatatttattttacatatttactaaattagaaaATGGAAAAATGATTTGAACTTCTCCAtgctttttcaaaataaaagtccaatACATTGGCCAAACAGAAGTTTATTAGCCGATACCAATAACTAATATCAGCTCGTATATCCATCGACCACTATTAACTGTTCTTGTGCTGATCCTTAGATCGCCAGAGAACACGGGATTCGCTTCTTTGAGACAAGTGCAAAAGCCAACATCAACATCGAGAAGGCGTTCCTCACGTTAGCAGAAGACATTCTCAGAAAGGTGAGTTCTGGAATCACTGACTGATATCACCATTGGTATGTTTTTGCTTAAATGCTCAATCATTGCAGTGCAAAAGAGCATtgattttgtttcatttgaCTCATAAATACAGTTACAGCAGCTGATTTTTTGTGAATTCAGCTGGTGTTTACTCTACTAGATACTGCTGTTCTAGAGCAGAAATGAGTTTgtggccctgtttccacctgttATTAAGATCCAttttggttgatcggatcacaGGTAGACGAGGCAGACACATACCTGTTtgcacctggtgttttaatccgtctcttttgtccactttaaACCACTTCTatcctgatttctttgagggaagggtctatgggtgggtaaatgtatgggtttttcagatctttcaatctaTTGGACAACATAAGCTCACGCAATTTCCATATGAACACGACTGGAGATGACGGAAAAACATTGATAGCCACAAGATCACGCTGAACGCTGTGAGTTtatgttagaaatcaggaatgatGAGCGAACATTGtgtttggtacatttttcatctttagCCGACAAAGTTTACATCCTGTCTGGCTAGtgcacttcccataatgtttacgtgTTTGGTCAGTAgatggtcttttgtggctgttaaacacattcgaccacatgagcatttccactatgaaagcaatccgaTCGAATGCGTTTTCAACTACCCACGAAAGTGGACaggctcaaaacattttagcccatttacacctgtatttagcgtcgtccacttgtgatccgatcaaccaaaacgcatcttaataccaggtgtaacaGAGCCTGTATGTTCAGAATCATGCAACAAGATGAGCCACCATCATCTCACTGAATAACTTTGAAATTGCATTGTGATGAATCCAAATTGAATCGCTGAAGATTCCCACCCCAGTTCTGTTTCTGTTTATATGAGATGCTGTTGAATTTTTTCAATATCTCTTTGACAGGTTAGTGGTTTGATTTGGATTGTGCATGTCGCTTACATCAACAATTAGGGGTTGAAATTGTTTGTAATGATTCGATTTGATTCTTAGGGTCATGATTTCAATTTGATGTAGTAAATCTTTTTCATATAAAATGCATCTCATTTTGTTAAATTttcacatttaatcaaattcaaTTAGAAAAATAAGATGCCATAATGCTTTTACCAATCATCTTAAATCAGTATcaacaaaattcatctttgcatTGCAGGAGTGGCacagaagctgcatctgaaatGGCATTTAGCTCAATTACAATTGCATAAATATTGCTATGAGAtcaaagttttaaatataacattttgaatataaaaatatgaaatgatggGAAAATATGTGGGAAATTTGTAGTTTAAGTCACTTAATATTAACTTAATTGACTCttgcttgtgtgatattgcttaactatattatattacaaaaatatatatataaaaaagagcttttttgcCCCATATCTTTAATTTTGgaagcatttttattaattttagtg
This genomic window from Chanodichthys erythropterus isolate Z2021 chromosome 4, ASM2448905v1, whole genome shotgun sequence contains:
- the rab10 gene encoding ras-related protein Rab-10; this translates as MAKKTYDLLFKLLLIGDSGVGKTCVLFRFSDDAFNTTFISTIGIDFKIKTVELQGKKIKLQIWDTAGQERFHTITTSYYRGAMGIMLVYDITNAKSFENISKWLRNIDEHANEDVERMLLGNKCDMEDKRIVPKAKGEQIAREHGIRFFETSAKANINIEKAFLTLAEDILRKTPVKEPNSENVDISTGGGVTGWKTKCCS